In Arachis hypogaea cultivar Tifrunner chromosome 17, arahy.Tifrunner.gnm2.J5K5, whole genome shotgun sequence, a single window of DNA contains:
- the LOC112763118 gene encoding aldehyde oxidase GLOX-like translates to MSTLQLKLLLLSFVFFHILHLATVNGVAIPTQGKGQWQLLQPNIGIVAMHMQLLHNERVVILDRTDFGFSNISLPNGTCRHDPTERAVKTDCTAHSVEYDIATNTIRPLFVQTDVWCSSGSVDSFGRLVQTGGDSDGERVVRTFHPCPTCNWNELPNRLLVRRWYATNHVLPGGRQIIIGGRAQFNYEFFPKKTSADFSTHFLPFLKDTADKLRQEENNLYPFVFLNVDGNLFIFANNRAILFNYRNNTVIRTYPTISGGDPRCYPSTGSAVLLPLKNLEAESLEAEVLICGGATRAAFFRAGQGTFLTALNTCARMKITDQDPEWVMETMPGGRVMNDMITLPNGDVLIINGASEGSAGFEYAVNPVFAPFLYKPNEPVGNRFEELNPSQIARMYHSTAILVRDGRILVGGSNPHGNYVFKGVMFPTELRFESFSPPYLDAQFSHLRPSIVCPNNQSYSNLTYNQSFKMRISFTDGTVAPDLVSVTMYAPPFNTHSFSMNQRLLELNNGELRHSGNLTFEFDVRIPRSPFLAPPGFYILYAVHQGIPSEGIWIRLIREENEISTQLLN, encoded by the coding sequence ATGTCCACTCTTCAACTCAAGCTCCTCCTCCTCAGCTTTGTCTTCTTCCATATTCTTCACTTGGCCACCGTCAATGGTGTTGCAATTCCAACTCAAGGAAAGGGACAATGGCAACTCTTACAACCAAACATTGGCATTGTAGCCATGCACATGCAGCTTCTTCACAACGAACGTGTCGTCATCTTAGACCGCACCGACTTCGGTTTCTCCAACATATCCTTACCCAACGGCACGTGCCGCCATGACCCAACAGAAAGGGCCGTCAAAACAGACTGCACAGCTCACTCAGTCGAATACGACATCGCAACCAACACCATCCGCCCACTCTTCGTCCAAACCGACGTCTGGTGCTCCTCCGGCTCGGTTGACTCCTTCGGAAGACTTGTCCAGACGGGCGGCGACAGCGACGGCGAACGCGTTGTAAGGACATTCCACCCTTGCCCTACCTGCAACTGGAACGAACTCCCTAACAGACTTCTGGTGAGAAGATGGTACGCCACCAACCACGTCCTGCCAGGTGGACGCCAGATCATCATCGGAGGAAGAGCTCAGTTCAACTACGAGTTCTTCCCAAAGAAAACCTCCGCTGATTTTAGCACTCACTTCTTGCCTTTTCTGAAGGACACCGCTGACAAACTCCGCCAAGAAGAGAACAACCTCTACCCTTTCGTCTTCCTCAACGTCGACGGCAACCTCTTCATCTTCGCCAACAACCGCGCCATCTTGTTCAACTACAGAAACAACACCGTAATCAGAACCTACCCTACCATTTCTGGCGGGGACCCTAGGTGTTACCCTAGCACAGGCTCCGCAGTGTTGCTTCCCCTCAAGAATCTAGAAGCAGAGTCCTTGGAAGCTGAGGTTCTGATCTGCGGTGGTGCCACCAGGGCAGCTTTCTTCCGAGCCGGTCAAGGCACGTTTCTCACTGCTTTGAACACATGCGCTCGGATGAAAATCACAGATCAGGACCCAGAATGGGTAATGGAGACCATGCCAGGAGGCAGAGTCATGAACGACATGATCACGCTCCCAAACGGCGACGTTTTGATCATAAACGGAGCATCTGAAGGCTCAGCCGGTTTTGAGTACGCAGTGAACCCGGTTTTCGCACCTTTCCTTTACAAACCGAATGAACCAGTTGGAAACCGGTTTGAGGAGTTGAATCCGTCCCAGATTGCTAGAATGTATCACTCCACCGCCATCTTGGTCCGTGACGGTAGGATTCTTGTTGGTGGAAGCAACCCGCACGGCAATTACGTGTTCAAAGGAGTGATGTTCCCTACGGAGTTGAGATTTGAATCGTTTTCGCCACCGTACTTGGATGCTCAGTTCTCGCATCTGAGACCATCCATTGTTTGCCCTAATAATCAGAGTTACAGTAATCTCACTTATAACCAGAGCTTCAAGATGCGAATCAGCTTCACAGATGGAACGGTTGCGCCTGATTTGGTGTCCGTGACAATGTACGCGCCGCCGTTTAACACTCACTCGTTCAGCATGAATCAGAGGTTGTTGGAGCTAAACAATGGAGAATTGAGACACTCCGGtaatttgacttttgaatttgatgtgagAATTCCACGTTCTCCCTTTCTTGCACCACCGGGGTTCTATATTCTTTACGCTGTTCATCAAGGAATTCCAAGCGAGGGCATCTGGATCAGATTAATTAGAGAAGAGAATGAAATTTCAAcccaattattaaattaa